One Falco naumanni isolate bFalNau1 chromosome 15, bFalNau1.pat, whole genome shotgun sequence DNA segment encodes these proteins:
- the RBL2 gene encoding retinoblastoma-like protein 2, whose translation MPGEEEDEAEPGAGGATPATAPSPPAEEGDTRQRYEELCSSLNMDERARSEAWLSYQSMKRNYTLVGNDLHWLACALYVACRKAIPTVSRGTAEGNYVSLTRILRCSEQSLIEFFNKMKKWEDMANLPSQFRERTERLERNFTVSAVIFKKYEPIFQDIFRYPQEDQPRQQRGRKQRRQPCTVTEVFQFCWVLFVHAKGNFPMISDDLVNSYHLLLCALDLVYGNALQCPNRKELLNPNFKGLPEDFHSKDYKVSSDPPCIIEKLCSLHYGLVLEAKGIKEHFWKPYIRKLFDKKLLKGKDENLTGFLDPGNFGDSFKAINKAYEEYVLSVGNLDERIFLGEDADEEIGTLTRCLNTTSGMETAERVQVKHNLQQHFDRSKSLRITTPLTGRKYIKESNPYVTPVSIATYSLSRLHTMLAGLKNAPSENLEQILRACSRDPSQSIANRVKEMHEVYCQSVQSEGEFSNFSKDVASKHFRRAEVLYYKVLESVIEQERRRLGDADLSAILEQDVFHRSLLACCLEIITFTYKPPGNFPFITEIFDIPVYHFYKVIEVFIRAEDGLCREVVKHLNHIEEQILESMAWKQESILWDRIRENENKVPTCEEVMPPQYFERSAGNSVVGSPLTPRRINEVRAETGGLGKGLSSSPTTLYDRYSSPAANPTRRRLFVDNDNNSDSGTPVRVSQQPVVNTVPVQNMNPEAMSVTPVPGQTLVTVATATVTANNGQTVTIPVQGIANENGGITFFPVQVNVGTQPQAVSGPIQPLSAQALAGTLNPPMSGATLQLPGQLTVQQISPGEQRQTQQFTTATSVRPRKMGSLSLFFRKVYHLASVRLRDLCVKLDVSDDLRKKIWTCFEYSLVHCPEIMMDRHLDQLLMCAIYVMAKVTKEDRSFQNIMRCYRTQPQAKSHVYRSVLIKGRRRRCRSGSSDSNSQQNSPTDRSKERNKERTSRDSSPVMRSSSTLPVPHPNSAPPTPTRLTGANSDTEEEERGDLIQFYNNIYIEQIKEFALKYTSNATDSPPLSPYPFVRIGSPRRIQLSQNHPVYISPHKNESTLSPREKIFYYFSSSPSKRLKEINSMVRTGETPTKKRGILLEDGTEAPAKRICQENHTALLRRLQDVANDRGSH comes from the exons ATGCCGGGCGAGGAGGAGGACGAGGCCgagccgggggccgggggcgcgacccccgccaccgccccctccccgccggccgAGGAGGGGGACACCCGGCAGCGCTACgaggagctctgcagcagcctcaaCATGGACGAGCGAGCTCGCTCCGAGGCCTGGCTCAGTTACCAGAGCATGAAGCGCAACTACACCCTGGTG GGAAATGATCTGCACTGGCTAGCGTGTGCCTTGTACGTGGCTTGCAGAAAAGCAATTCCAACTGTGAGCAGAGGGACAGCTGAGGGAAATTACGTATCTTTAACCAGAATTTTGCGCTGTTCAGAACAAAG TTTGATCGAGTTTTTTAACAAGATGAAAAAGTGGGAAGACATGGCAAATCTACCGTCCCAATTCAGAGAACGAACTGAGAGATTAGAGAGAAACTTTACAGTTTCCGCAGTAATTTTTAAGAAGTACGAGCCCATATTTCAGGACATTTTCAGATATCCTCAAGAAGATCAACCTCGtcaacagagaggaagaaaacagag gcGACAACCGTGTACTGTGACTGAagttttccagttttgctgGGTGCTGTTTGTTCATGCAAAAG GTAATTTTCCTATGATCAGTGATGACTTGGTCAATTCCTACCACCTCTTGTTATGTGCTTTGGATCTAGTGTATGGAAATGCTCTCCAGTGTCCTAACCGTAAAGAACTTCTGAACCCTAATTTTAAAG gTTTACCTGAAGACTTTCATAGTAAGGATTATAAAGTATCCTCTGATCCTCCCTGCATCATTGAAAAACTGTGTTCATTACATTATGGATTAGTTTTAGAAGCAAAAGGCATAAAGGAACATTTTTGGAAGCCATATATTCGGAAACTTTTTGACAAAAAG cttttaaaaggaaaagatgaaaatctGACTGGATTTCTAGACCCTGGGAACTTTGGAGATAGTTT CAAAGCCATCAACAAGGCCTACGAGGAGTATGTGTTGTCGGTAGGAAATCTGGATGAGCGAATATTTCTCGGGGAGGATGCAGATGAAGAAATTGGAACGCTCACAAGGTGCTTAAACACAACTTCAGGaatggaaacagctgaaagagTACAGGTGAAGCATAATTTGCAGCAGCACTTTGACAGG tccAAATCACTTAGGATTACAACCCCACTGACTGGCCGCAAGTATATTAAAGAGAGCAACCCATATGTGACACCTGTTTCCATAGCAACGTACAGTTTGAGCCGCCTTCATACGATGCTGGCAGGACTGAAAAATGCCCCCAGTGAAAACCTGGAGCAAATACTCAG GGCATGTTCCAGGGATCCTTCTCAATCTATTGCGAATAGAGTAAAAGAAATGCATGAAGTGTACTGCCAGAGCGTGCAGTCTGAAGGAGaattcagtaatttttccaAAG ATGTTGCCAGTAAGCATTTTCGTCGTGCTGAGGTGCTGTACTACAAGGTCTTGGAGTCAGTCATtgagcaggagaggaggagactggGAGATGCTGACTTATCT GCAATCCTGGAGCAAGACGTGTTTCACAGATCTCTGCTGGCATGCTGCCTCGAGATAATTACCTTTACATATAAACCACCTGGAAACTTCCCATTcatcactgaaatatttgacATTCCAGTTTATCATTTTTATAAG GTAATTGAGGTTTTCATCAGAGCAGAGGACGGCCTTTGTCGGGAAGTGGTAAAACACCTTAATCATATTGAAGAGCAGATCTTAGAAAGTATGGCATGGAAACAGGAATCCATACTGTGGGACAGAATCagagagaatgaaaacaaagttcCTACTTGTGAAGAG GTAATGCCACCTCAGTATTTTGAGAGATCTGCTGGGAACAGTGTTGTCGGTTCACCATTGACACCAAGACGAATAAATGAGGTTCGTGCTGAGACTGGAGGCCTAGGAAAAG GCCTATCGTCCTCTCCAACTACCCTGTATGACAGATACAGCTCTCCTGCCGCCAATCCTACAAGGAGAAGACTGTTTGTTGACAACGACAACAACTCTGACAGTGGAACTCCAGTAAGAGTTTCCCAACAGCCCGTGGTAAACACAGTGCCAGTGCAGAACATGAATCCCGAAGCAATGTCCGTGACTCCAGTGCCCGGCCAGACGCTGGTTACAGTGGCCACTGCCACCGTCACAGCCAACAATGGGCAAACTGTGACAATACCAGTACAAG GTATTGCCAATGAAAATGGAGGAATAACTTTCTTCCCAGTGCAAGTGAACGTAGGTACGCAGCCTCAAGCTGTCTCTGGTCCCATCCAGCCTCTCAGTGCCCAGGCGCTTGCTGGGACCCTGAACCCCCCGATGAGCGGGGCGACGCTGCAGCTACCCGGCCAGCTAACGGTGCAGCAGATCTCGCCCGGAGAGCAAAGACAAACCCAGCAATTTACCACTGCCACATCCGTCAGGCCTCGGAAGATGGGCTCACTGTCACTCTTCTTTAGAAAG GTGTATCATTTAGCTAGCGTTCGTCTGAGGGATCTCTGCGTCAAGCTCGATGTATCCGACGACCTGCGGAAAAAGATCTGGACGTGTTTCGAGTATTCCTTGGTGCACTGCCCTGAAATCATGATGGACAGACATTTGGATCAGCTGCTGATGTGTGCCATCTATGTCATGGCTAAG GTTACTAAGGAGGACAGATCGTTTCAGAACATTATGCGCTGCTATCGGACACAACCGCAAGCCAAGAGCCAT GTGTATCGGAGTGTCCTGATAAAAGGCAGGAGACGCCGGTGCCGCTctggcagcagtgacagcaataGCCAGCAGAACTCGCCTACAGAcagaagtaaagaaagaaacaaagaaagaa ccagcagggacTCCAGCCCAGTGATGcgctccagcagcaccctgcccgTACCGCACCCCAACAGcgctccccccaccccgacCCGGCTGACAGGTGCCAACAGTgacacagaggaggaagagcgCGGGGATCTTATACAATTCTACAACAACATCTATATCGAGCAGATTAAAGAATTTGCCCTGAAGTATACTTCAAATGCA ACCGATTCTCCTCCGCTCTCGCCCTACCCCTTTGTGAGGATTGGCTCCCCTCGCAGAATACAGCTGTCCCAGAATCACCCCGTCTACATCTCACCACACAAAAACGAGTCTACTCTCTCTCCTCGagagaaaatattctattatttcagcagcagcccatctAAG AGGCTAAAGGAAATTAACAGCATGGTTAGAACCGGAGAAACTCCGACCAAGAAGAGAGGCATCCTCTTAGAAGATGGTACCGAAGCACCAGCTAAGCGCATCTGTCAGGAGAATCACACGGCTCTGTTAAGACGACTACAAGACGTAGCCAATGACCGCGGGTCCCACTGA